The proteins below are encoded in one region of Bacillota bacterium:
- the hutH gene encoding histidine ammonia-lyase has translation METVVLTGSTLTALEVEGVARRGWKVKVGEEAARRVKAARDEVERLVAEGRVVYGVTTGFGRLADVAVAPDQAAALQRNLIRSHAAGVGDPLPEDVVRAAMTLRVNALLKGYSGIRLEVLETLVQMINRRVHPVVPEKGSVGASGDLAPLAHVALVLTGEGEAFYRRERLPGGEALRRAGIEPVTPEAKEGLALINGTQVMSALGCLLVSEARRLAGTADVTAALTLEALRGQITAFHPLVQVARPHPGQEEVARNIRRLTEGSTLLTGPGEARVHDAYSLRCIPQVHGACRDALAHLAEVLEREINSATDNPLVFPDERLVISGGNFHGQPVAMALDYAGIALATFGAISERRLERLLNPGQSGLPAFLTRSGGLCSGLMLVQYTAAALVSENKTLAHPASVDSIPTSAGQEDHVSMGPWAARKARRVLGNVEWVLAAELLAAAQAVEFLEPRGLGAGTAPVWQLIRRHVPPLEEDRPPAPDLARLKDLVSAGEILRAAEEAVGPVA, from the coding sequence ATGGAGACGGTGGTGCTCACCGGGTCTACCCTTACGGCGCTGGAAGTCGAGGGGGTGGCCCGCCGGGGCTGGAAGGTCAAGGTGGGGGAAGAAGCAGCCCGGCGGGTGAAGGCGGCGCGGGACGAGGTGGAGCGCCTCGTCGCCGAGGGGCGCGTGGTATACGGGGTGACCACCGGGTTCGGGCGGCTGGCCGACGTGGCGGTTGCGCCCGACCAGGCAGCCGCCCTGCAGCGCAACCTCATCCGCAGCCATGCCGCCGGGGTGGGTGATCCCCTTCCCGAGGACGTGGTGCGGGCCGCCATGACCCTGCGGGTCAACGCCCTCCTCAAGGGTTACTCGGGCATCCGTCTCGAGGTGCTGGAGACCCTGGTCCAGATGATAAACCGGCGCGTGCACCCGGTGGTGCCGGAAAAGGGATCCGTGGGCGCCAGCGGCGACCTGGCTCCCCTGGCCCACGTGGCCCTGGTGCTGACGGGGGAAGGCGAGGCATTTTACCGGCGGGAGAGATTGCCCGGAGGAGAGGCTCTGCGCCGCGCGGGCATCGAGCCCGTGACACCGGAGGCCAAAGAGGGGCTCGCCCTCATCAACGGCACCCAGGTGATGAGCGCCCTGGGATGCCTGCTGGTGAGCGAAGCCCGCCGGCTGGCGGGCACGGCGGACGTGACCGCCGCGCTCACCCTGGAGGCACTGCGGGGGCAGATCACGGCCTTCCATCCCCTGGTACAGGTGGCGCGTCCCCACCCGGGTCAGGAGGAGGTGGCCCGCAACATCCGGCGCCTCACCGAGGGGAGCACGCTGCTCACCGGCCCGGGAGAGGCGCGCGTCCACGACGCGTACTCATTGCGCTGCATCCCCCAGGTCCACGGGGCCTGCCGCGACGCCCTGGCCCATCTGGCGGAGGTGCTCGAGCGGGAGATCAACTCGGCCACCGACAACCCGCTGGTGTTCCCCGACGAGCGCCTGGTCATCTCCGGCGGCAACTTCCACGGCCAGCCCGTGGCCATGGCCCTGGACTACGCCGGCATTGCCCTGGCCACTTTCGGCGCCATCTCGGAGCGACGGCTGGAGCGCCTGCTCAACCCGGGGCAGAGCGGGCTTCCCGCTTTCCTGACCAGGTCGGGGGGGCTGTGCTCCGGGTTGATGCTGGTCCAGTACACGGCTGCCGCCCTGGTCTCCGAAAACAAGACCCTGGCCCACCCGGCCAGCGTGGACTCCATCCCCACCTCTGCCGGCCAGGAGGACCACGTTTCCATGGGTCCCTGGGCGGCGCGCAAGGCCCGGCGGGTGCTGGGCAACGTGGAGTGGGTGCTGGCGGCCGAACTTCTGGCGGCCGCCCAGGCCGTCGAGTTCCTGGAACCCCGCGGGCTGGGCGCGGGTACCGCCCCCGTGTGGCAGCTCATCCGCCGCCACGTACCCCCCCTGGAGGAAGACCGCCCGCCCGCACCCGACCTGGCCCGGCTGAAGGACCTGGTTTCCGCAGGCGAGATCCTGCGTGCGGCCGAAGAAGCCGTCGGCCCCGTCGCCTGA
- the ftcD gene encoding glutamate formimidoyltransferase, which yields MDKLIECVPNFSEGCRPEVVAGIVDAMRGHGVIVLDVHSDAAHNRSVVTVVGTPAQVLDAAFSACREAAHLIDMERHRGEHPRIGATDVIPLVPFQGTSLDECVGWARELGRRIGEELDIPVYLYGAAATRADRVRLADVRRGEYEGLKEAVARPERQPDFGPARLHPRAGAVAVGARPFLIAFNVNLECDDLEVARSIARAVRESSGGLPAVQALGLRREDGSVQVSMNLLDHQRTSLAALYARVEEEAYRRGVEVSGSELVGLAPAEALLDVVRHFLRAPGLAVDQVLEVRLWHAGHES from the coding sequence GTGGACAAGCTGATCGAGTGCGTGCCCAACTTCAGCGAGGGGTGTCGCCCGGAAGTGGTGGCCGGCATCGTGGATGCCATGCGCGGGCACGGGGTGATCGTGCTGGACGTGCACTCCGACGCCGCCCACAACCGCAGCGTGGTGACGGTGGTGGGCACTCCCGCCCAGGTGCTGGATGCTGCTTTTTCGGCCTGCCGGGAGGCGGCCCACCTTATCGACATGGAGCGGCATCGGGGGGAGCACCCCCGCATCGGTGCCACCGACGTAATCCCCCTGGTGCCCTTCCAGGGGACAAGCCTGGATGAATGCGTGGGGTGGGCGCGGGAGCTGGGCAGAAGGATAGGGGAGGAACTTGATATCCCCGTGTACCTTTACGGCGCCGCTGCCACCCGGGCCGATCGGGTACGGCTGGCGGACGTCCGCCGGGGGGAGTACGAGGGGCTGAAGGAAGCCGTTGCACGCCCCGAACGGCAGCCCGACTTCGGGCCTGCTCGCCTGCATCCCCGGGCGGGAGCGGTGGCGGTGGGCGCCCGTCCCTTCCTGATCGCCTTCAACGTCAATCTGGAGTGCGACGATCTCGAGGTGGCCCGGTCCATTGCCCGGGCTGTGCGGGAATCCAGCGGAGGGCTTCCCGCCGTGCAGGCGCTGGGGTTGCGGCGAGAGGATGGCAGCGTACAGGTATCCATGAACCTGCTGGACCACCAGCGCACCTCGCTTGCCGCCCTATACGCCCGGGTGGAGGAAGAGGCCTACCGGCGGGGGGTGGAGGTGTCGGGGTCCGAACTGGTCGGTCTGGCGCCGGCTGAAGCCCTGCTGGACGTGGTCCGTCACTTCCTGCGCGCTCCCGGTCTGGCCGTGGATCAGGTGCTGGAGGTGCGTCTCTGGCATGCCGGACACGAGAGCTGA
- the hutI gene encoding imidazolonepropionase, which produces MPDTRADLLVIGASQVVTVAAPPGVPSGPRRGGAMREVGAIPGGAVAAFRGRIVAVGEEAEVRRRVDLEPGATVVDAAGGTVLPGLLDPHTHALFAGWRADEFRLRLRGVPYLEILAAGGGILSTVQATRAAPAEELARLLQGRLRSMLLSGVTTVEVKSGYGLSWPDEHRLLSAMARVAQTQPIEIVPTFLGAHAVPPEYRGNADGYVEHIVRVMLPEVARQGLARFVDVFCDEGVFSLEQSRRILSAARRLGLGVRLHADELAPLGGAELAAELGAASADHLLRSCPEGWKRMAQAGVVAVLLPGTALFLGKPYAPARDMIRVGVAVALATDFNPGTCPIASLPLVMGLACVGMGMEPEEVVVAVTANAARAVGRGDDLGSLEEGKQADLAVFDVPGYEHIPYRMGGAPVTWVVKRGRVVVERGRPVDPAGG; this is translated from the coding sequence ATGCCGGACACGAGAGCTGATCTGCTCGTAATCGGTGCTTCCCAGGTGGTCACCGTGGCGGCACCCCCGGGGGTGCCCTCCGGACCCAGGCGGGGAGGAGCCATGCGGGAGGTGGGCGCCATCCCCGGGGGCGCGGTGGCTGCTTTCCGGGGGCGCATCGTGGCGGTGGGGGAGGAGGCCGAAGTCCGCCGGCGCGTCGATCTCGAGCCGGGGGCGACCGTGGTGGACGCCGCCGGGGGAACGGTGTTGCCGGGGCTGCTGGACCCCCACACCCACGCCCTCTTCGCCGGATGGCGGGCGGACGAGTTCCGCCTGCGCCTGCGCGGGGTGCCGTATCTGGAGATCCTGGCGGCGGGAGGAGGGATACTCTCCACGGTGCAGGCCACCCGCGCTGCCCCGGCGGAAGAGCTGGCCCGCCTCCTGCAGGGGCGGCTGCGGTCCATGCTCCTCTCGGGGGTTACCACCGTGGAGGTGAAGAGCGGGTACGGCCTCTCCTGGCCCGACGAGCACAGGCTCCTTTCTGCGATGGCCCGCGTGGCCCAAACTCAGCCGATTGAGATAGTTCCCACTTTCCTCGGAGCCCACGCTGTGCCGCCGGAATACAGAGGAAACGCCGACGGATACGTAGAACATATCGTCCGTGTCATGCTGCCGGAGGTGGCCCGGCAGGGGCTGGCGCGCTTCGTGGACGTGTTTTGCGACGAAGGCGTGTTCAGCCTGGAGCAGAGCCGGCGTATCCTGAGCGCCGCCCGGAGGTTGGGGCTCGGGGTCCGGCTCCACGCCGACGAGCTGGCTCCCCTGGGGGGTGCGGAGTTGGCGGCGGAACTGGGGGCGGCTTCCGCAGACCACCTTCTCCGTTCCTGCCCGGAGGGCTGGAAGCGGATGGCCCAGGCGGGGGTGGTGGCAGTGCTCCTGCCGGGCACAGCCTTGTTCCTGGGGAAGCCGTACGCGCCGGCCCGCGACATGATCCGGGTGGGGGTGGCGGTTGCCCTGGCCACCGATTTCAACCCCGGCACGTGTCCGATCGCCTCGCTGCCCCTGGTGATGGGGCTGGCCTGCGTGGGGATGGGCATGGAGCCCGAGGAGGTCGTGGTGGCGGTGACCGCCAATGCCGCCCGGGCGGTCGGGCGCGGGGACGACCTGGGCAGCCTGGAAGAGGGGAAGCAGGCGGACCTGGCGGTGTTCGATGTGCCCGGGTACGAGCACATCCCCTACCGCATGGGGGGCGCCCCCGTTACCTGGGTGGTCAAGCGGGGCAGAGTGGTGGTGGAGCGGGGTCGGCCGGTCGATCCGGCCGGGGGGTGA
- a CDS encoding cyclodeaminase/cyclohydrolase family protein — MGSLREVTLDEFLARLGSDAPAPGGGAVAALAGAQAASLVAMVARITMARRPDAAVDLGPTVERAESLSREMATLVDRDTEAFLEVMSAYRLPKDDAGRSGAIQAALRRAAEVPLETGRRSAEVMDLARMVAERGIPSARTDAAVALLMARAALEGAALNVLVNLAALKDRGFMGGTMREVAELREKGRETAAQLDAVFAGLVDKLPEV, encoded by the coding sequence TTGGGGAGTTTGCGCGAGGTAACGTTGGACGAGTTCCTGGCCCGGCTGGGATCGGACGCTCCCGCTCCCGGGGGAGGGGCGGTGGCAGCCCTGGCGGGAGCGCAGGCGGCGTCCCTGGTGGCCATGGTCGCCCGCATCACCATGGCAAGGAGGCCCGATGCTGCTGTTGACCTGGGGCCTACCGTGGAGAGGGCGGAAAGCCTGTCCCGGGAGATGGCAACCCTGGTGGACCGCGACACGGAAGCTTTTCTGGAGGTGATGTCTGCATATCGTCTTCCCAAAGATGATGCCGGGCGGTCGGGGGCCATCCAGGCAGCCCTGCGGCGGGCGGCCGAGGTGCCCCTGGAGACGGGGCGCCGGTCGGCGGAGGTGATGGACCTGGCCCGCATGGTGGCCGAGCGGGGGATCCCGAGTGCGCGCACCGATGCCGCGGTGGCCCTGCTCATGGCCCGCGCTGCCCTGGAGGGAGCGGCCCTCAACGTGCTGGTGAACCTGGCGGCGTTGAAGGATCGCGGGTTCATGGGTGGGACGATGCGGGAAGTGGCAGAACTCAGGGAAAAGGGTCGGGAGACGGCCGCGCAGTTGGACGCGGTGTTCGCGGGGCTGGTGGACAAGCTACCGGAGGTCTAA
- a CDS encoding formate--tetrahydrofolate ligase: MKSDIEIAQEAKMKPIVEIARGMGLEEDEIELYGKYKCKVSLDVLKRLESRPNGKYVTVTAITPTPLGEGKTVTTIGLGQALNRIGYKTVNCIRQPSLGPVFGIKGGAAGGGYSQCVPMEDFNLHFTGDTHAVALAHNLLAAFIDAHILHGNHLNIDPFSITWPRVVDVSDRALRKIIIGLGGNQNGYPRETGFDIAVASEVMAILALTTGMKDLRQRLARIVIGFTPDGKPVTAEDLKCAGAMTVLLRDAIKPNLIQTLENTPVFVHAGPFANIAHGNNSILADQIALKLGDYVVTESGFGADIGAEKMFNIKSRYSGLKLNAAVVVCTVRALKMHGGAFRVRPGRPLDPDLIAKENMPALEKGCENLEKQIENVLMHGIPAVVAINRMTTDRDSEIEFIRQKALAAGASDAVVSEVWAKGGAGGEDLARAVAKACEGPSNFHHLYPLDIPIKEKIESIATRVYGADGVDYLPRAEQQIKLYTGLGYDRLPVCMAKTHLSLTADPNVKGRPRGFRVTVREVRASVGAGFLYPLLGEMSTMPGLPSEPAGQKVDIDEEGRVVGLF, translated from the coding sequence GTGAAGAGCGACATCGAAATTGCGCAGGAAGCGAAGATGAAGCCCATCGTGGAAATCGCCCGCGGGATGGGCCTGGAAGAAGACGAGATCGAACTGTACGGCAAGTACAAGTGCAAGGTTTCCCTGGACGTGCTCAAGCGCCTGGAGAGCCGGCCCAACGGAAAGTACGTCACCGTGACCGCCATCACCCCCACTCCTCTCGGCGAGGGCAAGACGGTCACCACCATCGGGCTGGGCCAGGCCCTGAACCGCATCGGCTACAAGACCGTGAACTGCATTCGCCAGCCCTCCCTGGGTCCGGTGTTCGGCATCAAGGGAGGCGCCGCCGGCGGCGGCTACAGCCAGTGTGTGCCCATGGAGGACTTCAACCTGCACTTCACGGGCGATACCCACGCCGTGGCCCTGGCCCACAACCTGCTGGCGGCGTTCATCGACGCCCATATCCTGCACGGCAACCATCTCAACATAGACCCATTCTCGATCACCTGGCCGCGCGTGGTGGACGTCTCCGACCGGGCCCTGCGCAAGATCATCATCGGGTTGGGTGGCAATCAGAACGGCTATCCGCGCGAGACGGGCTTTGACATCGCGGTCGCTTCCGAGGTGATGGCCATCCTGGCCCTCACCACCGGAATGAAGGACCTGCGCCAGCGGTTGGCCCGCATCGTGATCGGGTTCACCCCGGACGGTAAGCCGGTCACCGCGGAGGACCTCAAGTGCGCCGGCGCCATGACGGTCCTGCTCAGGGACGCCATCAAGCCCAACCTCATCCAGACCCTGGAGAACACCCCCGTGTTCGTGCACGCCGGGCCCTTCGCCAACATCGCCCACGGCAACAACTCCATCCTGGCCGACCAGATCGCCCTCAAGCTGGGCGACTACGTGGTCACGGAGTCTGGGTTCGGCGCCGACATCGGGGCGGAGAAGATGTTCAACATCAAGTCGCGGTACAGCGGCCTGAAGCTGAACGCCGCCGTGGTGGTGTGCACCGTGCGCGCCCTCAAGATGCACGGTGGTGCCTTCCGGGTGCGGCCGGGCCGGCCCCTGGACCCCGATCTCATCGCCAAAGAGAACATGCCCGCCCTCGAGAAGGGCTGTGAGAACCTGGAGAAGCAGATCGAGAACGTGCTCATGCACGGTATCCCGGCCGTGGTGGCCATCAACCGCATGACCACCGACCGCGACTCCGAGATCGAGTTCATCAGGCAGAAGGCCCTGGCCGCGGGTGCTTCCGATGCCGTGGTGAGCGAGGTGTGGGCGAAGGGTGGTGCAGGCGGCGAAGACCTGGCCCGGGCGGTGGCGAAGGCCTGCGAGGGCCCCAGCAACTTCCACCACCTGTACCCGCTGGACATCCCCATCAAGGAGAAAATCGAGAGCATCGCCACCCGGGTCTACGGTGCCGATGGCGTGGACTACCTGCCCAGGGCGGAGCAGCAGATCAAGCTTTACACCGGCCTGGGCTACGACCGGCTGCCTGTCTGCATGGCCAAGACCCACCTTTCCCTGACCGCCGACCCCAACGTGAAGGGGCGCCCGCGCGGGTTCCGTGTTACCGTGCGGGAAGTGCGGGCCTCGGTGGGTGCCGGCTTCCTGTACCCGCTCCTGGGCGAGATGAGCACCATGCCCGGTCTCCCCAGCGAGCCCGCCGGCCAGAAAGTGGACATCGACGAGGAGGGCCGCGTGGTCGGCCTGTTCTGA
- a CDS encoding DNA methyltransferase, with translation MVLPAKDVAACRDVAEVLSMSVSSHLFPDHLELVPQLNEVYELELAFYESRVLTLEEIIRNGAYFARVGNTLTRHFLMCRGEPVRLPQYSSSRLKSFFESNQFKTGYATHGLFPYRGKFHPQMVKGLVNAMGLKPGDTILDPMMGSGTVLIEARLMGIKSVGLDASPFCRFMTQAKLDALTVPLRPVRAASKESRAVFEYFTKVAGRPEGGGKARYREAQMQWFLGEGDTPESPLSGADHQLPEGCEVPEVYNLLLLAYLDSAGYAERSNRKAPYDQFRAVLGRYLFVCEKIQRVLSGTESELAEATALEGDARSLPLPDRSVDGVLFSPPYSFAIDYLENDSFHLGFLGVDTAKLREKMVGLRGKTLPQKYELYRSDMDKVLSECARVLRPGRVCTVVVGTNNNQLSKALGVAPDAVPGTDELLAELATSHGLRPVRKLSRQITGIANTMRSEYILMLQRR, from the coding sequence TTGGTACTGCCGGCGAAAGATGTAGCAGCCTGTCGAGACGTGGCCGAGGTCCTGTCGATGTCCGTATCTTCGCATCTGTTCCCGGATCACCTGGAACTTGTCCCCCAGCTGAACGAGGTTTACGAGCTAGAGTTGGCATTTTATGAGAGCCGCGTACTGACGCTAGAGGAGATAATCCGCAACGGCGCCTATTTCGCGCGGGTGGGCAACACCTTGACCAGACATTTCCTGATGTGCAGAGGCGAGCCTGTCCGCCTCCCCCAGTACTCCTCATCGCGACTGAAGTCCTTTTTCGAAAGCAACCAATTCAAGACCGGTTATGCCACCCACGGGCTCTTCCCCTACCGTGGGAAATTCCATCCCCAGATGGTCAAAGGGCTCGTGAACGCGATGGGTCTCAAACCGGGCGACACCATCCTCGACCCCATGATGGGTTCAGGAACAGTGCTGATCGAAGCTCGCCTCATGGGCATCAAGTCCGTCGGCCTGGACGCCAGCCCCTTCTGCCGCTTCATGACCCAGGCCAAGCTGGACGCCCTCACGGTGCCTCTTCGCCCGGTGAGAGCCGCGTCGAAAGAGAGCAGGGCAGTGTTCGAATACTTCACGAAGGTAGCCGGGCGTCCCGAAGGCGGGGGCAAGGCTCGCTATCGCGAAGCTCAGATGCAGTGGTTCCTGGGAGAAGGTGATACTCCGGAGTCCCCCCTGAGCGGCGCCGACCACCAGCTTCCGGAGGGATGCGAAGTACCGGAGGTGTACAACCTTCTACTGCTGGCATACCTCGACAGCGCTGGCTATGCCGAACGCAGCAACCGCAAGGCCCCATATGACCAGTTCCGTGCCGTACTTGGGCGGTACCTCTTCGTTTGCGAGAAAATCCAGAGGGTCCTCTCGGGGACGGAGTCCGAGCTGGCCGAAGCCACAGCTTTAGAGGGGGACGCTAGGTCTTTGCCCCTCCCGGACAGGAGCGTCGATGGCGTCTTGTTCTCCCCTCCCTATAGCTTTGCCATCGATTACCTGGAGAACGACTCGTTTCACCTGGGATTCCTGGGGGTGGATACGGCGAAGCTGCGCGAAAAGATGGTGGGCCTGAGAGGGAAGACCTTGCCCCAGAAATACGAGCTGTACAGGTCAGACATGGACAAGGTACTCTCGGAGTGCGCACGGGTGCTCCGCCCCGGCCGCGTATGCACTGTCGTGGTGGGCACCAACAACAACCAGCTGTCCAAGGCCCTGGGTGTAGCACCCGATGCCGTCCCAGGGACGGACGAACTCCTGGCGGAGCTGGCCACGAGTCACGGCCTTCGCCCGGTGCGGAAATTGAGCCGGCAGATCACCGGGATTGCCAACACCATGCGCAGCGAGTACATCCTGATGCTGCAGCGACGCTAG
- a CDS encoding D-aminoacylase — MLDLLIKDARIVDGSGNPWFRGQVGVCAGRIETVWRREREVPAARVLDAAGMVLCPGFIDLHSHSDYSIWVHNRAESALRMAVTTEAVGQCGMTVHTLARELGEKVRRTIATFALVDADEVDVSWGTLGEWRSALESRRIGINLAPFIGHGTVRESVMGLEGKGGERCEPGLEELEKMKALVAEGMEQGAFGLSTGLRYAPGRNAFTEEVIELARVVARYGGAYTSHIRSEEEYLVWAVGELIRIGREAGLPACVSHHKAMLPENWGKVFETVRMLERARAEGVDVICDLYPWTLARQANLGSWFAGHILSPDSATVAREELLSRLGDDGRWAEVKQAARAAFAREVEVNGHRRRFLARRGVMVPDIWDPETFDYIVWSPGHPEVEGKNFRQAAAVLGYQDYWDAVRRVYLDDRGFTQVAAGGMAEEDVGHVLRWPWSCVSTDGFVLDSPPDLGNPGCGVHPRQYGTYPKVLGQYVRETGGLRLEEAVRKMTSLPAGFLGLRDRGAVREGMWADLVIFDPETVACTASYHEPARYPVGIEYVLVNGEVVIDRGRHTGALVGRVLAR, encoded by the coding sequence TTGCTCGACCTGCTCATCAAGGACGCCAGAATCGTGGATGGATCGGGAAACCCCTGGTTCCGGGGTCAGGTGGGGGTCTGCGCGGGTCGGATTGAGACGGTGTGGCGGCGGGAGCGTGAGGTCCCGGCCGCACGGGTGCTCGATGCGGCAGGAATGGTACTGTGTCCCGGGTTCATCGACCTGCACAGCCACTCTGACTACAGCATCTGGGTGCACAACCGGGCGGAGAGTGCCCTCCGCATGGCGGTTACCACGGAAGCCGTGGGCCAGTGCGGCATGACGGTGCACACGCTGGCCCGCGAACTGGGCGAGAAGGTCCGGCGCACCATAGCGACCTTTGCTCTGGTCGACGCGGATGAAGTGGACGTGTCCTGGGGTACCCTGGGCGAATGGCGGTCGGCACTGGAGTCCCGCAGGATAGGGATCAACCTTGCTCCCTTTATCGGCCACGGCACCGTGCGCGAGTCGGTGATGGGCCTGGAGGGAAAGGGCGGGGAGCGGTGCGAGCCGGGGCTCGAAGAGCTGGAGAAGATGAAGGCCCTGGTAGCTGAGGGCATGGAGCAGGGCGCATTCGGTCTTTCCACGGGCCTGCGCTATGCCCCCGGTCGGAATGCGTTCACCGAAGAGGTGATCGAGCTCGCCCGGGTGGTGGCCCGGTACGGCGGAGCGTACACGTCGCACATACGCAGCGAAGAGGAATACCTGGTGTGGGCGGTCGGCGAGCTGATCCGCATCGGCCGGGAGGCGGGCCTGCCCGCCTGCGTGTCCCACCACAAGGCCATGCTGCCCGAGAACTGGGGGAAGGTCTTCGAGACCGTCCGCATGCTTGAGCGGGCCCGGGCGGAGGGCGTGGATGTGATCTGCGACCTTTACCCGTGGACGCTTGCCCGCCAGGCCAACCTGGGAAGCTGGTTTGCCGGGCACATCCTGTCTCCGGACAGCGCGACGGTCGCAAGGGAAGAGCTGCTCTCCCGGCTGGGTGACGACGGCCGCTGGGCAGAGGTGAAACAGGCCGCCCGGGCAGCCTTTGCCAGGGAAGTGGAGGTCAACGGACACCGGCGGCGGTTCCTCGCCCGCCGGGGGGTGATGGTGCCGGACATCTGGGACCCCGAGACCTTTGACTACATCGTGTGGTCTCCCGGCCACCCGGAGGTCGAGGGGAAGAACTTCCGGCAGGCGGCGGCCGTCCTGGGGTACCAGGATTACTGGGATGCGGTGCGGCGGGTCTACCTCGACGATCGGGGATTCACCCAGGTGGCGGCGGGCGGGATGGCCGAAGAAGACGTGGGGCACGTCCTGCGCTGGCCCTGGTCGTGTGTTTCCACGGATGGGTTCGTGCTCGATTCGCCTCCCGATCTGGGTAACCCCGGTTGCGGCGTGCACCCGCGGCAGTACGGAACTTACCCGAAGGTGCTAGGCCAATACGTGCGGGAGACGGGGGGCCTGCGGCTGGAAGAGGCCGTCCGGAAGATGACCTCCCTGCCGGCCGGGTTCCTGGGACTGCGGGACCGGGGGGCGGTGCGGGAAGGGATGTGGGCTGACCTGGTGATCTTCGACCCGGAGACAGTGGCCTGCACGGCCAGCTATCACGAACCTGCCCGCTACCCTGTGGGGATCGAGTACGTGCTCGTCAACGGGGAGGTAGTGATCGATCGGGGGCGGCACACCGGGGCCCTGGTGGGCAGGGTCCTGGCCCGCTAA
- a CDS encoding NAD/NADP octopine/nopaline dehydrogenase family protein, producing the protein MEKPLAVLGGGNGGHCMAADLSLAGHPVNLYELPDFASRIDRVLKTGEIRLTGIGRQGTARLHKATTDMAEALQDVEMVNVVVPAFGHRRMFQEMLPHLRDGQIVVMWAADFGSLELARFLGQNAPGLKLDVVETNTLPYGTRLVEQGWVDLLLVAPLITASALPASRNGSVLPRVQRYFPMVQGAPDVLSCALSNPNPIVHPPGSLLNVGRIQYSGGDFYMYREGITEAVARVIRVLFDEVAKVAEAYGTTVLEYEDRDFRTTGSIMAVAFQAPFDTLGVIGRIKGPSTIGDRYITEDLPQGLVPISELGRKAGVSTPLVDAIITLGSAVCGREFWAEGRTLASLGIHDLSPAEIMRLVREGG; encoded by the coding sequence ATGGAAAAACCACTGGCAGTACTCGGTGGCGGCAACGGGGGTCACTGCATGGCGGCGGATCTGAGCCTGGCCGGTCACCCGGTGAACCTGTACGAGCTACCCGACTTCGCCAGCCGCATCGACAGGGTATTGAAGACGGGGGAGATCAGGCTCACCGGGATAGGACGCCAGGGAACGGCCCGGTTGCACAAGGCCACCACGGACATGGCCGAAGCCCTGCAGGACGTGGAGATGGTCAACGTGGTGGTTCCCGCCTTTGGCCACCGCCGCATGTTCCAGGAGATGCTTCCCCACCTGCGAGACGGCCAGATCGTGGTGATGTGGGCGGCCGACTTCGGTTCGCTGGAGCTGGCCCGCTTCCTGGGCCAGAACGCCCCTGGCCTGAAGCTGGACGTGGTGGAGACCAACACCCTACCGTACGGCACCCGGCTGGTGGAGCAGGGATGGGTGGACCTTCTCCTGGTGGCGCCCCTCATCACGGCCTCCGCCCTGCCGGCCAGCAGGAACGGATCGGTGCTGCCGCGAGTCCAGCGGTACTTCCCCATGGTGCAGGGCGCCCCCGACGTGCTCTCGTGCGCGTTGAGCAACCCCAATCCCATCGTACATCCCCCCGGATCGCTCCTGAACGTGGGGCGCATCCAGTACAGCGGTGGCGACTTCTACATGTACCGGGAGGGGATAACGGAGGCGGTGGCCCGGGTGATCCGGGTACTCTTCGACGAAGTCGCGAAGGTGGCAGAGGCTTACGGGACGACCGTCCTGGAGTACGAAGACCGGGACTTCCGCACCACCGGCAGTATCATGGCGGTGGCATTCCAGGCGCCGTTCGACACCCTGGGCGTGATCGGCCGCATCAAGGGCCCCAGCACCATCGGCGACCGCTACATCACCGAGGACCTGCCCCAGGGTCTGGTGCCCATCTCCGAGCTCGGTCGCAAGGCGGGGGTGAGCACCCCGCTCGTCGACGCCATCATCACCCTGGGCTCGGCCGTGTGCGGCCGGGAGTTCTGGGCCGAGGGCAGGACCCTGGCCAGTCTGGGCATCCACGACCTCTCGCCGGCCGAGATCATGCGGCTGGTCAGGGAAGGCGGCTAG